One region of Danaus plexippus chromosome 16 unlocalized genomic scaffold, MEX_DaPlex mxdp_23, whole genome shotgun sequence genomic DNA includes:
- the LOC116772057 gene encoding pentatricopeptide repeat-containing protein 2, mitochondrial-like — protein MSLYNYLSKIFLSNSSRYTFGIRSFHTTHVQQLYAPSALGIDGYLQTRKRIKEQFSNFSDKFRTKMLDFVSDSKNMIFTEDLKNMVHLAEPTDLELVTNMIKKFNTQKTEFRFGSFIFGPVVMRMFHFLDAPNEALKCFEDPDNNGFFDQLVSYQILLDLLYNNEMFDEMYRVFEKVQEKQVNMTKFPKYPVVLILAACYKQNTPKSFEYATKLWSDMINVGIVPLRRASTFFGALALRQGAPHIALESMSQQKPHYITIRNIKAVSLSELHRFDEAMTVLRGVLDVDQPEQKDKHTFFKETITKVRTAIEDSNNKDTLKRFEDIEKALKDRNLIDDQTLDQLITSEITLKPRVKNLPRGMPKMAFKMRQKNDLLG, from the exons ATGTCCTTATATAACtacttatcaaaaatatttttaagcaataGCTCACGATATACTTTTGGAATCAGGAGTTTTCATACAACACACG tgCAACAACTGTACGCTCCATCAGCACTAGGAATCGATGGTTACTTACAAACTAGGAAAAGAATAAAAGAACAATTTTCTAACTTTTCCGATAAATTTAGAACCAAAATGTTAGATTTTGTAAGTGATTCGAAAAACATGATTTTTACTGAAGATTTAAAGAACATGGTGCATTTAGCGGAGCCGACAGATTTGGAGCTAGTTactaatatgattaaaaa GTTTAACACACAGAAAACGGAATTCAGATTTGGTTCTTTCATATTTGGTCCAGTAGTCATGAGAATGTTTCACTTTTTAGATGCACCCAATGAAGCATTAAAG tGCTTCGAGGACCCGGACAATAATGGTTTTTTTGATCAATTGGTGTCCTATCAGATACTACTTGACCTGCtctataataatgaaatgtttgaTGAAATGTACAGGGTGTTTGAAAAGGTTCAAGAGAAACAAGTGAACATGACAAAGTTTCCTAAATATCCGGTAGTTTTAATATTGGCAGCATGTTACAAACAG aaTACACCAAAGAGTTTTGAATATGCAACAAAGTTATGGTCGGATATGATTAATGTTGGTATTGTACCATTGAGGAGGGCATCTACTTTTTTCGGCG CTTTGGCATTAAGGCAAGGTGCTCCACATATAGCTTTGGAGTCAATGTCACAACAGAAACCACATTACATCactattagaaatataaag GCAGTTTCATTATCAGAGCTACACAGATTTGATGAAGCTATGACAGTATTAAGAGGTGTTCTAGATGTAGATCAACCAGAACAAAAGGACAAACATACATTCTTCAAAGAAACt atTACTAAAGTTCGTACAGCCATAGAGGACTCAAACAATAAAGACACCCTGAAACGATTTGAGGATATTGAAAAGGCTTTGAAGGACCGTAATCTTATAGATGATcag acATTAGATCAGTTGATAACATCCGAGATCACTCTTAAGCCAAGAGTCAAAAACCTACCTCGTGGCATGCCCAAGATGGCATTCAAGATGAGACAAAAGAATGATTTATTAGGGTAA